From Pirellulales bacterium, a single genomic window includes:
- the dgoD gene encoding galactonate dehydratase has product MHPAMKITAIETHVCHARMRNWIFVKVLTDQPGLWGWGEATLEWHTRSVVGAIEDVAQLLIGEDPTRIEYLWQMMFRQHFWHANGAVRGTAISGIDIALWDILGKIHGVPCHKLWGGPVRDYIRTYCHLGGGRMEDMYDGDPADAARFADLAAKAVDEGFTAMKTMAVPETMPLEGLKPIRYAEACVRAMREAVGDGIDLMVDCHARPSPRMGLLFAKALEPYELYWFEEPCWPERVDDMADIQRAVRTPIATGERLIGVHAFREFFEKRAFSVAQPDITHTGGLTESRRIAALAETYRVALAPHNPQGPVSTAASLEFGFATPSYIICEAVHLDVPWRQEVVSEGFTVERAGRIVRPNTRPGLGIEINETEVKKHPFQQELQQRTFHADGSVGDW; this is encoded by the coding sequence ATGCACCCCGCCATGAAGATCACAGCTATCGAGACGCACGTCTGTCACGCCCGCATGCGGAATTGGATATTCGTCAAGGTGCTCACCGATCAGCCGGGGCTATGGGGTTGGGGCGAGGCCACGCTGGAATGGCACACACGCAGCGTCGTGGGCGCGATCGAAGACGTCGCTCAACTGCTCATCGGCGAAGATCCCACGCGGATCGAATATCTCTGGCAAATGATGTTCCGCCAACATTTTTGGCATGCCAACGGCGCCGTTCGCGGCACCGCGATTAGTGGCATCGATATCGCGCTGTGGGACATCCTAGGCAAGATTCATGGTGTTCCCTGTCACAAATTATGGGGCGGGCCCGTGCGGGACTACATTCGCACATATTGCCATCTCGGCGGCGGTCGCATGGAGGACATGTACGACGGGGATCCGGCCGATGCCGCGCGATTTGCCGACTTGGCCGCCAAAGCCGTCGACGAAGGCTTCACGGCCATGAAGACCATGGCCGTGCCCGAGACCATGCCGCTGGAGGGCTTGAAACCGATCCGTTACGCCGAAGCCTGCGTTCGTGCCATGCGCGAGGCCGTGGGAGACGGCATCGACCTGATGGTCGATTGCCACGCCAGGCCGTCGCCGCGAATGGGTCTGCTGTTCGCCAAGGCACTCGAACCGTACGAACTTTACTGGTTCGAAGAGCCATGTTGGCCCGAGCGCGTCGACGACATGGCCGACATCCAGCGGGCCGTGCGCACGCCAATTGCCACCGGCGAGCGATTGATCGGCGTACACGCGTTTCGCGAATTCTTCGAGAAGCGGGCCTTCAGCGTGGCCCAGCCTGACATCACTCACACTGGCGGCCTGACCGAGTCGCGTCGCATCGCGGCGTTGGCCGAGACCTACCGCGTGGCGCTCGCCCCCCACAATCCACAAGGCCCGGTAAGCACCGCAGCCTCGTTGGAATTCGGCTTCGCTACGCCCAGCTATATCATCTGCGAAGCAGTGCATCTCGACGTGCCCTGGCGGCAAGAGGTGGTCAGCGAGGGATTCACTGTCGAACGGGCTGGACGCATCGTCCGTCCCAATACCCGTCCAGGTTTGGGTATCGAGATCAACGAGACCGAAGTGAAAAAACACCCCTTCCAGCAAGAGCTACAGCAACGGACATTTCACGCCGATGGCAGCGTAGGCGATTGGTGA